The following proteins are encoded in a genomic region of Cryptomeria japonica chromosome 11, Sugi_1.0, whole genome shotgun sequence:
- the LOC131036908 gene encoding ricin B-like lectin R40G3, protein MAYYQQYESPRYPNDCDGGYGQQQYPPPCRNMEQNYGYNQSEYNYSEQSYGFNQTDNCFQSEYNCSVQWRHHSLPQGQIVKVCSKANPDYALGIRDGRVMLVYYNPSDPTQQWVKDESWSNRVRDTVGHPAFCLVNKATGQALRHAPAACQEVLLTKYEAGSYDESVLWSESEDMGYGYRTIRMASDIGLNLDAFQVDRKHGGIQEGTRAVLWTWNKHENQLWKISPCY, encoded by the exons ATGGCATACTATCAGCAGTATGAGAGCCCAAGGTACCCAAATGACTGTGATGGTGGATATGGCCAGCAGCAGTACCCTCCTCCATGCAGAAATATGGAGCAAAACTATGGGTATAATCAGTCTGAATATAACTACAGTGAGCAAAGTTATGGCTTTAATCAGACTGACAACTGTTTTCAATCTGAGTACAATTGCAGTGTGCAATGGAGGCACCACAGCCTTCCACAGGGGCAGATTGTGAAGGTCTGCTCTAAGGCCAATCCTGATTACGCTCTGGGGATCAGAGATGGCAGAGTTATGCTTGTTTACTATAATCCCAGTGACCCAACTCAG CAATGGGTGAAGGATGAGTCATGGAGCAATCGTGTGAGAGACACAGTGGGTCACCCAGCCTTTTGCCTTGTGAACAAGGCCACTGGGCAAGCCCTTCGTCATGCCCCTGCTGCATGCCAGGAG GTGCTGTTGACTAAGTATGAGGCTGGTTCCTATGATGAGAGTGTTCTGTGGAGTGAAAGTGAAGACATGGGATATGGGTACAGGACCATAAGGATGGCAAGTGACATTGGCCTCAACTTGGATGCATTCCAGGTTGATAGGAAGCATGGAGGCATCCAAGAGGGCACCAGAGCTGTGCTGTGGACATGGAACAAACACGAAAACCAGCTCTGGAAGATTTCCCCTTGCTACTAG
- the LOC131036935 gene encoding ricin B-like lectin EULS3 — protein MRARDTQTTVMVGVANSRTMAVISLSIITVSNRGTTAFHGQIVRVCSKANPDYALGIRDGRAMLVYYNPSDPTQQWVKDKSWSNRVRDAVGHPAFELVNKATGQALRHAPAACQEVLLTKYEGGSYDESVLWSESEDMGYGYKTIRMANDIGLNLDAFQGDRKHGGIQEGTRVVLWKWNKQDNQLWKISPCY, from the exons ATGAGAGCCCGAGATACCCAAACGACTGTGATGGTGGGTGTGGCCAACAGCAGAACTATGGCTGTAATCAGTCTGAGTATAATTACGGTGAGCAACAGAGGTACCACAGCCTTCCACGGGCAGATTGTGAGGGTCTGCTCTAAGGCCAATCCTGATTATGCTCTGGGTATCAGAGATGGCAGAGCTATGCTTGTTTACTACAATCCCAGTGACCCAACTCAG CAATGGGTGAAAGATAAGTCATGGAGCAACCGTGTGAGGGACGCAGTGGGTCACCCAGCCTTTGAACTTGTGAACAAGGCCACTGGGCAGGCCCTTCGTCATGCCCCTGCTGCATGTCAGGAG GTATTGCTGACCAAGTATGAGGGTGGTTCCTATGATGAGAGTGTGCTGTGGAGTGAGAGTGAGGACATGGGATATGGGTACAAGACCATAAGGATGGCAAATGACATTGGCCTCAACTTGGATGCATTCCAGGGTGACAGGAAGCATGGAGGCATCCAAGAGGGCACCAGAGTTGTGCTGTGGAAGTGGAACAAGCAGGACAACCAACTCTGGAAGATTTCCCCCTGCTATTAG